The sequence aagCCAACCTGAAGCCGTTTGGCTATTGCAACAAAAGGTTGAACATCACCGCGAGTTCCAACAATCAGCATCACGATTTGCATAGGAGGAATATACTGAAGATCAACCCCGTCAATAGACTCATCACCACAAACACCGTTTTTGGATTCTTCACGGTCAACAACAATAGGTTGAGGGATAGCATTAGCCGGAACTTCAAACTCAACAGTCCCATCATGTTTCACAGTAGCTATACGGTTCAGCAATTTAAGCTGCAAGAAAAAAGAcgacatttttaaaaagtgaggACAACTAATAACATTGCCCAGAAAAGTAGGAATCAACAAAGTCAAAGAGATTTCACATGTAACAGATAGCTAAAAATAGAACCAAAGGACAAGATTgttttttattgaaaaagaaagaaaccaaaaatagatgatgatgatgttgtgtaGTGTAACCTTCTTCCCAGCAGAGATTTTGTCATCGAAGATCTTAGCAGCATCCTCAGCAAGAATGTGAGTAACTCTTTGTTGCCTCTCAGTCTTTGATTTATCTAACCTATACggttgctttgttgttgttgttgttgttgatgttgatgattcAGCCCTTTCACTACTCGATGAACCTTCCACTGGCATTGTCCATACTCGAGAAAAGCTTTTATTACCACCAcctaaagaaagaacaaaacccaATTACGAAACGGATCCAATCccagacaaagaaaaaaaaagaaatgaacaaattaaaccaatttgaTATCGCAAGGGAGAAAAACGAAACCTGAAGAAGATTCAGCAGCAACGGTGTTATCAGCAATGGAGGCAACAACAGTTTTTGGATTGGTCTCAAGTTCTTCAGAGACAATGACGACGCCGCCGCCTTCAATCTCCTCGATTTTAGCCGAAGCTCGGTCGgaacttgaggaagaagatgatgaagaagaagaagaaaccttggAGAGCTCAGCCGGCGAAATCTCCGGCATCGTgattcactctctctctttatctctcgcGGCCAGCAGCAACGATCTGGATCCTCCTTCGTTTTTTAAATACGGACtaaatctttcttctctgttgtATCTCGTCGAATTTTGCGTATGCGTGTTTCGAATCCCAgcgaaaaataaattaataatacgattcttttcttgcttttcttgtaattctccgattttttttttttttttttttaaataaaaagagaaaaggttCAAAGATTATGTATGGGCACGTTCGAACGAAGTGCGTCACAGTGGCTACGTGATGGGTTCGCCCCGGTTCAGGCGCGGGGGGGACTTGGTAATTAAACTGTCCGAGTGATGGATAGTTTCGTCAATGAATATAtcgaaaaaatatttctcttctGTCCGGAAAACTAAAAGATATTCTTGCAAAACGCTGTCGTATTTATGCTTCGACAGCGAATCTTCTCTTCTGTCTGTCATTTCGTATTTTTACGTCCTTGTCGCTTTCTCTTCTGTCCCTCTgaatatgtttatttatttgatttttttttcttatttaagaaattttgcAATTAAGATACTTCCAAATTTTGACTTAAGAAAATATCTGAACTTTATATAAAGGATACCCTTAATTAATGTTTgccttttttctttaatgttcTTACCATTACCAGTTTAATACTATTTCCTTTATGAATGGCTTATTAATGGGGTTAACCGGTTAACAGTTGTTATggatttaattgtaaaataatttgattatcAAACTTCAAGTTGTCTATCAATAGGTGCTGTGGTGTAGTGGTTATCACGTTTGCTTTACACGCAAAAGGTCTCCAGTTCGATCCTGGGCagcatcattttttttttagctttttttaatagttttttggTTAGCATTTAAAAACCACCATCTTGTTCATATATGTATCACAATTTTTCATAACGATTATGTGAACAAGATCAATGGATATTTTCGTTTATACTGGCAAATCTTTAGATCAAGTCATCCTAATATTTTAGTTCATCTAAACCTAATCAACTTTTCTTTCAAACAAAGGATTAAAATAGAGTTATTATATATGCAACCAAGAGGAGTGCAGCCAAGTTTGGCtgtcttttttgttcttttactcTATATCCAATTTGCACATCTGCACTAAATCTTTTCTCCATTTAGAAAGCATTTAGATATCCTCCACAatagttaaaaacttaaaatatacaataacacgttatggagagatttggacaaATTACTAGAAAAAGTAACCATAGTTAATTACAGGAAGCTGATTTTGCACTTAAGGCTAAATTTGTGCAGAAAAAGAAGGTaaagagaaccaaaacaaaaagaaaccccTTCCTTAAACTCTCCCTTGGGCTTTAATATGGAAATTACCAACGAGGCGTTTTTACTGAACCACATCATTTAACAACGAGAAAAATGTCGTTAAAATCACGAACTTTCAAATTGTGGCCATTTTAATCACGAACTCTAGGTAAGGCcattaaaaacatgaacttcTGTTGACTTACCGTTTTAATCACCATATTTTTGTTGACCAAGACGAAAACGACATGTCGTTAACTCCCTAAACGGAGCAATCAGCCGGCGTTAACAGGTCGTTAATACTTTCCCGTTAATGTCAAAACGACACCATTTGAACCCGAgagaaaacatatcaaaattcCCAAATCGATCCCATTTGAAATCACAATCCCTAATTCTCTTCTCCCCAATCTGATTTTTCGATTCTTATCTCAATCCAAAACTTTTATCTCATTCCTCAACAGATATGAGTTGCAATTCTGGGCAATCAAGTGGTGAGAAGAAAGTCGGCGGATGCCATGGTGTTCCCTCGAAGTGTCATTGCGGCAAAGATGTTGTTTTCTACACATCGAACACGCAAGCAAACCCAGGAAGACCTTTCTTTCGCTGTCCAAACAGAGGAGATGTATGTAATAgaattgttttgcttttgtgtgtTATCGAGTTTtgattcatgtttttgttttttcaggaCCATTTGTTTAAATGGGTTGAAGAAGGTGTATACGAAGAGGTTGTAGATgctttaccaaaattttctatcattggcagagagattgaagatttgAAGGAAAGGATTGAAGAACTGAAGGAAGATGGAATGTTGATCAAAAGAGACACTAAGAAATGGAAGTTGATGAGCTCATTGTGCTTGGTGTGTCTTACTTTTAGTGTCATTGCCATTGTGATCCTTCttcttaaaaccaaaaacccaaaatttgtTCTTGGTTACTAGAGTCTTTTGTAttctgttttgagtttgttgtaATGTGACTTTGTAATGGTAGTTTGACAATGGAAGACTTTGTTGCAAGTACCAATTCATAAATAGAACTTGTTttgacaacaaaccaaaaaacttgacaacaaaacaaaacaaatccttGACAACATAGATAGGTTCTACTTTGGTTCTTGCCCttgtgagaaaacaaaacaaaaaactagttGGAACATTCAAACCATGATCCAAATCTACCAAGTCCTTGCCCTTGTGATCCTTCTCCTTGTGATCCTTGCGGTTGTGGTCCTTGCGGGTGTGGTCCTTGACTTTGTGATCCTTCTCCTTGTGGTCCTTGCGGTTGTGATCTTTCTCCTTGTGGTCCTTGCGGTTGAGATCCTTCTCCTTGTGGTCCTTGCGGTTGTGCTCTTAAGGCGTGTGCTCTTGATCCTTGTGAAACATGTGATCTTGATCCTTGTGGTACTTGAGAAGATTGAGGTACTTGAGAAGATTGAGATCCAGCCGGTATTTGATGAGGTTGAGATCCTTGTTGTCCTTCATGAGCTCCTCCTTGTGGTACCTAATTCAAatgtatgtaaaaaaaaaacttgtaagcTATGCTAACTTACTTGTAAGCTATGCTAA comes from Camelina sativa cultivar DH55 chromosome 19, Cs, whole genome shotgun sequence and encodes:
- the LOC109130771 gene encoding uncharacterized protein At1g43920, Chloroplastic-like → MSCNSGQSSGEKKVGGCHGVPSKCHCGKDVVFYTSNTQANPGRPFFRCPNRGDDHLFKWVEEGVYEEVVDALPKFSIIGREIEDLKERIEELKEDGMLIKRDTKKWKLMSSLCLVCLTFSVIAIVILLLKTKNPKFVLGY